The genomic region CGGCAGAGCAATCTGAACTGCGCTACTTCCGGCGCTGCCAGATTATTGACCGCTAAGGTCTCGCAAGGCGCTCTGGCTTAACCTTCCAGTGCTTCGACAATCTGCTGTGGCGACAGCGTCCCAATTGCAGTGTCTTTGGCATCCCGCACCGTCATTGACGTGCCATTGGCAAGTGCAACAGGCAGGATATCTGCAAGGCGTGCATGTGCCTGGATGCTTGGCCAGTCTTCGCGTGCCGCTTGGTGTTCGCCAGATGTGATCGGCTCCATAATCGACTTTGCGCGCAGGACGCGTGATCTGTTCACACCGCGGGTAAAGGCCTGCACATAATCATCTGCGGGTCTAAGAACGATCTCTTCTGGCCGCCCGACCTGCACAAGCTTGCCGTCTTTGAGGATTGCGATCCGGTCGCCGATCTTAAGCGCCTCGTCCAGGTCATGGGTAATGAACACGATGGTCTTATGAAGCTCCGCCTGAAGCTTCATCAGTTCATCTTGCATGTCAGACCGGATCAATGGATCAAGGGCGGAGAAAGCCTCATCCATCAGCAAGACTTCCGGATCGGTCGCAAGGGCCCGGGCAAGGCCGACACGTTGCTGCATGCCACCTGATAACTGATCGGGATATTTGGCCTCATACCCCTCCAGACCGACACGCTCGATCCATTTTGATGCGGCGGCTTCGCGCTCCTTACGCGCGGTACCCTGGATTTCGAGCCCATAGGCAACGTTATCCATCACATTGCGGTGGGGAAGCAGGCCAAAGCGCTGAAACACCATACCAAGCCGCTTTCGACGAAAGGCGTTCAGTGTCGGGATATCCATGGCAAGGATATCTTCGCCACCAAATGATACTTCGCCCGCTGTCGGATCAATCAGTCGATTAAGATGGCGGATCAGGGTTGATTTTCCCGATCCAGACAGGCCCATGACGACAAAGGTTTCCCCTTGTTCAATCGACAGGGACACATAGTGAAGACCAACCGTATGACCGGTCTTGGCAAGGATTTCATCCTTGTCAGCACCACCCTTTACCAGTTCAAGTGCAGACTGCGGATCGGGCCCGAAGATTTTGAAAATATTGCGGATTTCGATGTAGCTCATTACGCGTCCTCCGCATCGTGCGATCGTTGTGATCGCTTGCCATAAGCCTGACCGATCCGGTCAAACACCACGGCCAGCAACACAATCGCAACCCCGGCTTCCATGCCCGCACCAACGTCCAGACGCTGAATACCCATCAGGACCTGCTCCCCCAATCCGCGCGCGCCAATCATCGAGGCAATGACGACCATCGAGATTGACATCATCGTCGTCTGGTTGATCCCGGCCATGATGTTGGGAAGCGCAAGCGGCAACTGCACCCCAAACAGGATCTGCTTGCGGCTGGCCCCGAATGACCGTGATGCTTCCAGCACTTCCTGATCAACAAGCCGAATGCCCAAATCGGTCAATCGCATGACGGGCGGGGCAGCGTAAATCACGGTGGCGAGGATCGCCGGAACCTTGCCCAATCCAAAAAGCATCAGGGCAGGGATCAGATAAACAAAACTCGGCATGGTCTGCATGGTATCAAGGATCGGCAACATGATGGCCCGCAGACGATTGGACATCGCCATGGCAATACCCACCGGAATGCCAATCAGAA from Thalassospira indica harbors:
- a CDS encoding quaternary amine ABC transporter ATP-binding protein, with the protein product MSYIEIRNIFKIFGPDPQSALELVKGGADKDEILAKTGHTVGLHYVSLSIEQGETFVVMGLSGSGKSTLIRHLNRLIDPTAGEVSFGGEDILAMDIPTLNAFRRKRLGMVFQRFGLLPHRNVMDNVAYGLEIQGTARKEREAAASKWIERVGLEGYEAKYPDQLSGGMQQRVGLARALATDPEVLLMDEAFSALDPLIRSDMQDELMKLQAELHKTIVFITHDLDEALKIGDRIAILKDGKLVQVGRPEEIVLRPADDYVQAFTRGVNRSRVLRAKSIMEPITSGEHQAAREDWPSIQAHARLADILPVALANGTSMTVRDAKDTAIGTLSPQQIVEALEG
- a CDS encoding ABC transporter permease; the protein is MFPEQLNVPLGKWVNQFVDWLVINYGAAFEAFADSLLTVLVALEQVLRGAPWWVVLIAIAAITWHASKNWKLVVGLVVAMFAIGMLGLWDKAMQTLALMIVATSLSVLIGIPVGIAMAMSNRLRAIMLPILDTMQTMPSFVYLIPALMLFGLGKVPAILATVIYAAPPVMRLTDLGIRLVDQEVLEASRSFGASRKQILFGVQLPLALPNIMAGINQTTMMSISMVVIASMIGARGLGEQVLMGIQRLDVGAGMEAGVAIVLLAVVFDRIGQAYGKRSQRSHDAEDA